agataagagattttaaatgtgcgcttcgggtcatattgacccgaacggcatgggaaggttaatttcagcaattgatttcaggcaGGAAGCACTTTGATGTAACTGGTCTCTACGATTGCCTTGCAGAAAAAGTTATAACACTTCTTGAAACCAACTTCAATTGCATTGATTTAAGTTGCACTGCCACTTTACATCAAACAGAAATGTGCAAATCAGTCGTTACAATGTTTTTGAACATTCGTTTGAAAGAATACGCCATAGCGATGAAAACACGTAAACCATCAAGCCgaaaaaatttaacgaaaacaaTAATCTTCTTAGGTgaatagtttgtttttttttctgaacatattttatttgttcctttgtttaacatttttaacattttctattttgtaaatgctttgatattaaatttaaactcgAAAACCAAAAGCTGTTACTTTCAGCTGTGCTCAAAACTCTTTTTGTAAATTGGAATActtacatattttaatttttttttcaaaattttacattaaagaCATAAGATTTCATTACTATCAACACATCGATACAATTATTTTAAGGTCAGGAGTCAGGACTGACTTAATTCTAAATTGTGATAGCTGCCACATCCTAAAATGTCATTTTCCCTTTGAACTGGAATCCAGGGTATGTTCTGGTGCTTTGCTTACATATGAATGGTAGCCGGAACGACACCCATCAGGGAAGGGTCATAAGCATATTGatggaattaaaaaatcacTATATTCTTGCGGCAGTGGGTAGGAAAGTTTCTCTCCGTATTCTCAATGTTCACGAGTGCAGCTTGTAAAATGTCGGTTTTGTAAGTTTCTTCAGAAAACAGCAAGTAAATACTGCAATTTGCGATCCGGGCGTTCGATTTTTGCTCGCAATAATAATCGGAACAGCACGTCCAACCAGCACGTACATCGCAGCAGAAGCGAAGTAGCTCCCCGCATTGTTGTGCAGTGTCCAACAAGTTTCACTCTTGTAAGATCTTGGAACTCTCTGTCAGCTGCCGGAAACATTTTCGCCGATCTTGATAAGTCTCGAAACATGAGCTCCACTGTCGATTTTTCCAGCAGGTTGGTTCTGCAAAAGCATCGCGTCGGAAGTTTGGCTTACGCAGAGTATccaatgaaactttaaaaacaaggaaatctaaaatttaaaatcctgcAAATGATAAAAGTTTTGAGAGTTAAGACGACTAACAACAAAAGAATAGATCGTACGTACCAagttaacccattcgagacggaggccttttcaCGACATTTGAACTCATAGTACTTTACTGTTAGATAACTTCTATGccgtttgattttcatcaaaaccatttctcaatacattttgcctaacatttgcggattccattggtataagaatattatttttccgagcaaCAGTAAACTCACAATGAATGATTGATCTGCcaaaggcacaaaaattccattgcacacacggtgtgcaatcggtctcgaacgGGTTAAGTTTGGatcaaggtgggtatatattcaggaggtgttcccgaataacgaattcccgattcagccattttggctatgtaggctatgccactatgcggaactcatgaagtttgtttaccaacaaaccacagaaaagctgagcaaaaaataaacaaactcattgagagccccgctcactcctcgcctacttactgtgaaagtcggagaacctagtgtatctaagaaccttggttTGGATATTAGATAAGAAAAAGCCCCGACTACTGCGCAACGAATACAATTTacaatcaattatcaacttaaCTGCCCTAGCCTCACCAGATAGAAAGGATGGAAACCAAAAACAACGTTTCTCGTGACAAAAAATTTTCTagatcaaatgaaaacaaatacaCGTCAAGTAAATTGTCAAACTCGTCAAACTTGACAGAACTGTCAGTTTTGTTGTGGGCCCAtaaaatcgtgggcccgtaattttgatggttgtcaaattcaatgacaaaggatagggatgcCATCTCCCTGGTGTTGACGCTTCAGCACACGCCTACTTTTTCTGTTCTCACGAGATTTTAGTGAAATAACGGATAAACAAACTCCTCTAGATGCGATGATTGAAGCAAGAATGCTGATGAATGTCATGTTCATCAAGGTAATGGAGTTTGTTCATCAGCAGGTTCTCCAAAAATAAAGTAAGAAAATTAATGTACTAAAAtaaaagtagcggactaataAGCGTTTTAATGTCAGCCTCAATTTCTTACGAAAGACTTCGAGCTAAATTTGTGTAGCTTACAGAATTAAAGATTTAAggacatattttcaaaagctaCTGTTTAATACGAAAGAGATCCTAGCAGTGTTCGGAACAGatgcgctaatccgctaatcgctagttagtccgctaacatTTTTAGCGGTTCAGTTTAATTGCAAAGTTTTGATTGATCTAGCGAATTAAAGAGTTCCGccattttttggttccgctaattgaagaccgctaactcccatatatttgtatcaatctctcgaattatTAGTgatagaatgaactttttgtcatttatcaaGTTGAGGTGGCATTGGGCATCATTTTGATTGCTCAATTGAATTCATTGGAGGAATGCGTACTGAAGTTAGAGAAAGAtgtattttgtgtcatttttcccTTTTATCAGCACGCAACatttacagaagaagataacaataaaaggtgttaGGACAATATACAACTATTTTTAACATCTCTTAATCAGCTTTATTTAAAGTCgttgagatatttacttttcgcaatacaatttttatagattttacagatcagttcatataaaaataagataaaatcaccaTAGAATGAATTGACATTGTTAAGCTGTAAATAGTTCattgtagccttcgttttaagttcaaatagaaattgtaaaaatgcatATGTTTGACAATGCTCCAAGTTTGAAAAAGGTGGGAAAAGTTAAAGATTATAAATGAGGACTAATAAAAAGCAGTCAAGTTAGTTTGTATGTGAGCCCTCCCTCAAAGTGAGTTGAGTCATTAGGTAAAATAGATCAACTTACAATGTCAAAACTTGCGTGCGTACCAAATATCATAAATATGGcgattttatcatattttgaataattgtgTATGACAGCCCCCGTTTCAAAAGTGTTCTCATTCTGCAACATTAATATGTTTGAACTAAATATAATACACTTCTGTTTGTTTGAGTTTGAGTGAAACAAAAAGGACCAGGGACTAGCCAAGGAATTGTAAGTTACGACGGCATGTTTTCTGGTACCTACGCGAGATGTAAACCGTTGTACCCGGATTCGAGAGCCGGTCATTAATAAATCGTATCACAAAAAGCATAATCTGATTCGATTTTTCAGGGTCCAACATCTATGTATCTAGTAAGCACATCTTCCCTCGAATCTACTGGCCAGCAACTAGGTAGGTACTTGGACAGAGTAATGCACAAATGAAAACATATCGTTGTTCGTGTTGCCGCTAATGTGCCACACATGTCCCCAGCGATCGGCGACAGGGTTGGGTCGTTGGATTGGTGGGAGGAAAAAAAAGGTCGTCCTTCTTATCGCTTCTGAATGGCTTCGAAAGGACCGAGAGgagtaaaaaaaagtgtatCCCAAACCTTGTCCTCGAGAATCCTTCGGACCTGCTGATGCAGTGAGGTAGTTCTGTTGTACTCCCATTCTTCTGGACATTTGAGCCGAGAGCTTACACAACATGTCCTGCCGGAGACTTTTCCCAGGCCTAGGTCGAAGTCGTCCTCCGCTTCCGTCGTGTGGTAGGGTAAAGGATGAATCTCCGAAGTTTTTCCATGttgttgtttcgattttttttctgcccTCGTATCGTTTTGTGTTTTGTAAATGATAACTCAGGTACGAATCATGGACATGAACCGGTACACGAGTTGGCGCCACGGGAGATTTCCGTTTTCATCCGACGGCGTCGGCTGAGATACGCTCAGTGAACAGAAGTGaggcataaattttaaaatattacgaAAGTCAACAAGTCGGCCAGAAATCCACTTCAATatgttatgataatttttgaatttgaaaaagttttcatgattctttttgattttcaaaatgtttttaaatattacgtTCTAAATTTTCTAGATCCACTTTTTGAAAGATAAAAATTCAAGCCATGCTGGTGTGGCCTCTTTCCGTCGAAGTCATAACGTGGCATTCTCGTATCCTGGAACATGAGAGGAGGGAGCTCACGGTTTGGCAGGAATCTGACCAACCGGAGGAATCAACAACAAAAGTTATATTGTAGCAAAATTTTCCctcattttttcaaagatcctGAGGGAAATGGTTATTGATATATTAATATTACCATTTTGCTGAACTGATTCGTTTGGTCCTCACAATAACTCTCAAATTTCAGTGTTATGTTTTCTTTTCCACACACAAAGGGAACTCACGGACATGACTGAAGCAAGGCGTATGAGCGCTACACGAAACATTATTTGCCAACTTATGGTTTACGATGTCAATAGTCTTGTGAGTGTAAGCAAAGAGCAATGATTTATGCTTCGCGAAATGTTTCCTCTTACGTTCATTGAGCGGTTTCATTCATAAATTGTTTCGGCCAAGAAATAAAACAAGCTCCAGTAAAGATGCTTGTCCGGATGTTTACCTCGTTTCTGTCCTGTTGAAATGAGAAACGCCAAAACACGATGATAGTTGTAAAATAAAAGAACCGAAACTCTCGTCTAGACAAACCGTTTTATCGTTGTAAGTCTTAACTCTCAAGACACGGATCCATATTTTTTCTGGGATCGCATCATCTTAATTTACAACAAGATCCCGTCGTTGTTCGATAACCGATCTAAACAAGTATCATTCAAGTTCTTAACACTCTTCATAATTAGCGCCACGAACAGAAGAAGACAAACAAAAACCACGGGAGACGCAACCGATCCTGATGTAATACGATCGATGTTTTATCTCTTCTAATGTCCTTGCGACAGGAGTCTGGGCGTCAGCAAGTGTCGCCAGAACCAGAGTGATCCTGGCTGGGAATTTAGCGTGATAGAATCGTTCTCGATCTCGACAGAGTGAACGTAAATACGCACCGTCACAGGTGTCCAGAACTTGTCAAGATTGGACAGTTTAGAGTCCCTTTAGAGTTTAATATAGatgaatttatcgaaaattaggaAATAATATAAAAAGCTCAATATAGTCAAATGAGCCAACAcaatgataaataataaaattgtaaaatcgttaaataataaatcaacataaatttcTATTTCCATACAAGAAATTTCTAATGGTACCAATTTGTTAATGAAACATCAGTTATGCATGGTGTTGACATCATTTTATTGTCCAAAATCGAGTAATTCTTCCTGCATGACGTATTGTTTGAAAGATGCTGGGTTGCCTTTAAAAAGGGATAGTTGTGAGATAATCGTtgaaaaaagtcacaaaaaatcGAACGGTGTTACTTCATAGCAGTCAACTTTGAGGTCTTTTTTAAGTAGGGtgtgtggaaaatatttttcaccgtaTTTGATGTCACAGATTTCTCCTAACGAAGGACGTAGCAGTCTACGCAGTATACGACCGTTCCAGCTCCCTAACCGAATTCAAAACTACGCTTGCAATGAACCAAAATACAGAATGATGGCACTCTATAATGCACATGCTAACGTTATAAAACTCAatatgtccagagaacaaatcaaaaatagacttaagttagttttttcataaatatattgTAAACACCATTAAAGATAAAAGGCTCCTAGGCTTCCTTCCATcaatagtaaataaataaataaaaaagtaggGTGGGTGAGtttaatttcgctatatttagTCAGAGGTTTTCAGAATTGGTATTAGTGGgccaaatattttattcttagaaatacaatttattggtaaactagctgacccggtaaacttcgttttacccgttactttataaatcgttggaaaatgtttgcaattctttaaattcttcgtgctcgtgaatcagttttcatgaaactcgtcttcaagttgttcgaatTTTGGTCCCGTTTCTAGtacccccttccataaaaagtaataatctcgaaactattatacaaaccatctctggcccgaaaagccctcggataccaaatttcacttcattccgaccgaccatccatacgtgatggtgttacaaagaaaacgcctccatttttatatataagatgtggaaaagagaaaattttgtatggggacccccttttcataaaaagtgagattcttgaaactattatacaaaccatctctggccccaaaaaccctcggataccaagtttcacttcattccgaccgcccgttcatacgtgatgttatcacaaagatagcgcctccatttttatatataagatgtgaagagataattttgtatggggacccccctttcataaaaagtgagattcttgaaactattatacaaaccatctctgactcaaaaaaccctcggataccaaatttcacttcattccgaccgaccattcatacgtgatgttgttacaaagaaaatgcctccatttttatatataagatgtgaagagataactttgtatggggaccccctttcataaaaagtgagattcttgaaactaatatacaaaccatctctgacccaaaaaaccctcggataccaaatttcacttcattccgaccgaccattcatacgtgatgttgttacaaataaaatgcctccatttttatatataagatgtgaagaagagataactttgtatggggacccccttttcatcaaaagtgagattctcgaaactattatacaaaccatctctgacccaaaaaaccctcggataccaaatttcacttcattccgaccgaccattcatacgtgatgttgttacaaagaaaatgcctccatttttatatataagattctCTCCCCTCCTCTCACCTTTAGTTaaaaaatggggggggggggggggtgggtttATGGAGAAAGCGTTATTTATTACAATGAATCATATTTTACTGTCAAAACATGGCTGCCTGACTCGTTTAAGCAAAATCGCTTGGCAATTGTTTAAGTTATGTTATAACTcacgttgattttgtatgggagcctctggTTTTAAAGGTAGGATGTGTTATTTAGTAAAATAGATTGTTTTTCCACATCAAAACATGCATGTGTACACAATTTCATGAATATCCCATGTGAATTGTATgggttgtatatattttttcaaattttttcacatttttttaagggaGCCCCACGTTTTAAAAGCGAGCAATTGTAGTCTGCATAATGAATCAACTTCTTGTGTCTTTTCGATCTcgtgaaccaatttttatgaaaatcgcatttaaattgttcaagttatgtcccgtttcaatttgattttgtatgggagccccccttctataaatagcgagattcttgaaactattatacaaaccatctctggccccaaaaaccctcggataccaagtttcacttcattccgaccgcccgttcatacgtgatgttatcacaaagatagcgcctccatttttatatacaagATAAGTTCCAAATATTTCTTCTGAACTTTGTTAAGGTTCAAAACGTGGGtagccaaaattttcaacaggcgggcctaatttcagaaatgagaatggctggcgggccaaaaaaaaaaattgttgtgaagtattaaaaaaaacatatttttgaaaacgctataAATACATTTGCCTAGGTCAcaccggttttatccgggtttgcgtgaatatttgacacaaaatttgggaaaagtccggtcggatgctcggatttattcatttttttttttgtcaaatcgattaaaaaaaaattaaattgttttgtaaaattttggatcattaagtaagtaagtaaaattttgttatttatgcatccaaaacgagaatttttgaggaagatttataaaaataatcatgtgggagcctaaaatacgatttgaaatactcaaaaaacccattttttttattgatttgctattgatttttttttccttgttgggttcctaccactgcgaccagatgttagatcttttgtggtttgTCCCCTGTTTTATGTGGCTAATCAAGATAGATCACTCTGATTGATTTCAACAGTGTCACTTTCTTGTTGTTTAGCATTTTCCCAATCTGGAAGAACTACACGAATGAAGTTGACGACCTTCTAGGAACTTATAGAATATATTTCGGAAGGATCCAATATACCTTTTCCGAgtagttttgttctttttgatATAAGACAAGGGCAGTCACACAGAAGATGCTCAGATGATTCCTTCTCAGCCCTGCAAAATCGGCATTCATCAGATTGACTCTTGCCTATTAGTTTTAAATGATAAAGACATTCACAGTGTCCTGTTATTAGTCCTGTAAATGTTTTTAGGtcttttttagataattttttagaatctttttcgatttgttaacattaggaacaatcaAACGCTTTGATTGTCTTGCTCCTGAAATGTTCTTCCAGTTTGTTTCAACCattcgtttttcaatatttttgaattccatttTTAGAATGCAGCGAGAGACGCCGCAGAAGGGTTCAGGACCTAAAAGCGGTGTTGAGGAGCCCTGTCTAGCTAGCATGTCAGCTTTTTCATTACCCTCAACTCCACAGTGTCCTGGTACCCAATATAAAGTAACTGAAttattttgagcaagtttttcaAGTGCCTCAATACATTCCCAAACTaattttgatgaacattttattgattttaaagatttaagtGCTGCTTGACTATCTGAAAAATTACTATATTTGCATACCTGTAGTTTCTTTTTAAACATAGGTTTGAACATATGAGAATGGCGAAAATTTCGGCTTGAAACACTGTCACCCACTTTCCCATTGGTATAGAAATGTTTGCATCTGGACCTGTTATTCCTGCGCCAGCTGCATAATCCATTTTTAATCCATCAGTATAGAATAAAAGGGATCCAGCTCGCAATTCGGGACCACCTGAGTGCCATGTACTACGATTAGGTTCTAAAACCCTGAATGAATGATTGTTATGAGGTCCCTCGTTATGCTGCTTCTCAACCCGCTGTCAGCGGAGCCCTGACAGAAGAAAAAGAGAAACGTCAAGAAGGTTGGACAACTCGCGGCGAGCGGGAAGATTGAAAACGTGCTTTGGCAACAGATATCGTATCGTAAGAAGTTATATTTCGAATAAcagaaaattcattaaatttaattctaccTTCCGGTGTGCAAATCAGTTCAGGGCATTAATATAAGCGAAAGTGTTCACTAAAAAGTGTTATTAACGCTGTAAGTAATGATTCATATTGTCTAGGGATTTCATTTCACTCATTAGCGCTGTTTACAGTAAACCTAACCTGATTGGGCATCTTTAGGCAGTATCTTAGACAAGGATCTGTAGCGAACGTAGTGCTTTTAATGGTGTAAGTAATAATCAATCCCTACCTAGGGCTCTAATTCACTCCTGAACATTGCTTTCAGTGAACCTAACTTGATTTAGGCATCGTATCTAAACGTTAAACGGAAATATCCATTGTCCGCATAGCTCAGAATAAGATTCCGAAAACACGGATGAATGACTAAACGTGAGTTGTCAGATAACCTAAAAAGTATAAATCCTAACACACTTTGTATCATCGCAGGGATTTAAAATATAGACCTTAATCACACTCGGCGTATTTATAATCCGGAAATTCTGAAGTTGTCAATCGACAACATCTTTTAAATCCGTTTACGAAAATCTTACTGCTTGCTGACCGGACATGGGATTGGATAGAACTACGCTAGCTGCGACAGAACTTGGAGAGATCATTCACGAAACCGTTGGATTCAATTGCCAAATTTGTGAGCAATGTGACAACAGCCGTATGGTATTATGTGATCATTGCTCACTCTGGCACCATTACGGATGTGTGGGTGTAACCGACGAAGTGGAAGGTGAAAACGTTCCTTGGAGCTGcaaaaaatgtgagaaaaaacTGAATCGTACACACAAGGGACCTAAAGAGGATTTGCCCTTGAACAACCCGGGCCCAAGCAAGCTTATTGAAAGAAAAGAATTGCAGTTACAGTTCCGTAAACAGCCAGAAGCACCTCGAGCATCGAAGGTAGGCTCGGTTTCATCCAGAGGATCAGCGAAGTCTCTCCTTGAGATTCAGTTACGCAAGGTGGAGGCGGAGCAAGAGATTCTagaggaaaaaagaaaattaatggaaaagCGCTTCAGCCTATTGGAAGAGATAGCCGAGCTCGAGGAATCAAATTCAGTTAAGGATGACCAGCAAAACATGAACGACGTTAACAAATGGCTACAGGAATCGGTATCCCCCAGTAAAATCCAGGGCAGTCGAAAACACGGATCTTCTTGCAGTAGTAACCAGAGTTCCGAATCGGAGACGTCGACGGACACTGATTCGTCGGAAGCCGACTCTGTGAAAGACGAGCCatcaaaaagagaaaattttagACCTCATAAACAGTCAACACCGAAACGCATCTCCTCCAGGCCGATAAAGTCGGGTAAAGCTGAGGGGACTACCAGAAGTAACCGAAATGCCAGTAACCTTGATCGTAGTCACATTGCAGCCAGACAAGTGATAAGAGACCTACCAGTTTTCACGGGGAATCCCGAAGATTGGCCCATGTTCGTATCTACATACGAAAGTACTACCAACATGTGTCACTTCAATGACGAAGAGAATTTAATTCGTCTAAGAAACTGTCTTAAAGGAGATGCTCTCAACGCCGTGCGAAGTTTCTTGATACACCCGTCTACAGTCCCAAAAGTCCTAAACGCGCTGCGTCTGAGGTTCGGTCAACCCCAATTTGTCATAGGCGTTCTAGAAGAAAAAATTCGAGCGATGCCTAATCTGAAAGTGGAATACACCGATAAATTGATAGATTTTTCCCTAGCGGTACAAAATCTCAGCGCCACGATAGACGCCTGTGGCAAGAAGGAATATTCACGGGACACCTCCTTACTTAAAAATCTTGTTGGTAAACTTCCGGAGGAACTTAAAATGAAATGGGCCCGACATCAGCGTTCTAGGAAGAAAGTCAATCTCGCAAAATTCAGTGATTGGCTTTATACGTATGCAGAGGACGCATGTGTGGTAACGGAACCAACAATCTCGAAGAGCAGACCCGCTGATTATGGCTCCCGTCGAACGAAGGCTTCGCTCCACACTCATGTGGAATCTGTAGATTCTGATTATGAATCCCCGCACGAAGAGACAACCTCAACGCTGACGCACCATGTTAATACTGGATGCCCGTTATGCAAAGGAAGTTGCGTCAGCCTTGAACAGTGTAGTAAATTCCGGGGAATGACCTACGGACACAGATGGAATTCTGTTCGAGAAAAAGGAATAtgtagaaaatgtttaaaacggCACAGAGGACGTTGCGTTACTCCCCCCTGTGGTCAACAAGGTTGTACATACAAACATCACGCTCTACTGCACAAATATAAAGGCATACAACCGCAAGTTACCGCAGAAAATCCTTCCTGTAACACACACCAGGTTAATTCGGGTTCTGCTCTGCTTAGATACGTTCCAGTCAAGCTCTACGGAAATGGAAAAGAGCTTGATTGCTTTGCGTTTCTCGACGATGGATCCCACCTTACGCTTTTAGACGAAGAAGTGGCTAACACATTGGGAATTTTCGGGGAAAAACGCCCACTTTACTTGAAATGGACGGGGGGAACTGAACGACACGAATCCGACTCCCGGGTGGTAAATCTCCAAATATCTGGACGAAGTggtaaaaaacaccaattagACGGCGTACGTACCGTTCGCAAACTTCAACTACCGTATCAAACCCTTGACTTCGACGACATGAAACGTAAATACAATCATCTTCGTGACCTGCCCGTCGACTCGTACCAAAATGCAAGACCGCAAATTCTTATAGGAATCCAGCATGTAAAAATCTCTTTAGTGCAAAAAAGTAGAGAAGGAAATACGGGAGGTCCAGTGGCCTTTAAAACTCGCCTCGGCTGGTCCGTCTATGGAGGGAGCACAGATAGTTTCGCTGTGAGCATGGTCCACTGTTACTTTCACACATGTTCGAGTGGGATAGAAGAAGAGGTACACCtggataataaattgaatcaggCATTGACCGACTACTTCGCATTGGAAAGCATAGGTATCACGACACTAAAAGATGACATACGATCAAAAGAAGATGAACGAGCACTGAAGATCCTCAACAATAAAACACGGCTAACCAAGGAGCGTTACGAGACCGGGCTTTTATGGCGATATGACCACATTCGTCTTCCTAACAACGAAAGTATGGCTAGGCGCCGATACGAACATTTGGAAAAACGAATGAAGCAGAATCCGGAACTGAAGCGAATGCTGACAGATAAAATCGCCGACTACATAGCTAAAGGTTACGCTGAGAAATTAGTCCCCTCTGAGAGCACCTGGCCCGATCAGCATCCTGTCTGGTACTTGCCAATCTTTCCGATAACAAATCCGAACAAACCTGGAAAAATTCGAGTGGTTTGGGACGCCGCTGCCTCTTACAATGGCATCTCACTCAATTCAGTGTTGCTAACGGGTCCTGATCAACTGGCTTCCTTGGTCACAACACTAATCAAATTTAGGGAGCATCGTTTCGCCGTGAGTGGTGACTTGTGTGAGATGTTTCACCAAGTCATCATAAGAGAACCCGACCGACAGTGCCAGCGATTCTTCTGGAAAGACCAAGAAACAGATGAAGAACCCAGCAAATACGTTATGAAGGTAATGACTTTCGGAGCCAGGTGCTCTCCCTCGAGCGCCCAATTCGTTAAAGACGCTAATGCAG
This sequence is a window from Uranotaenia lowii strain MFRU-FL chromosome 3, ASM2978415v1, whole genome shotgun sequence. Protein-coding genes within it:
- the LOC129752881 gene encoding uncharacterized protein LOC129752881, which codes for MGLDRTTLAATELGEIIHETVGFNCQICEQCDNSRMVLCDHCSLWHHYGCVGVTDEVEGENVPWSCKKCEKKLNRTHKGPKEDLPLNNPGPSKLIERKELQLQFRKQPEAPRASKVGSVSSRGSAKSLLEIQLRKVEAEQEILEEKRKLMEKRFSLLEEIAELEESNSVKDDQQNMNDVNKWLQESVSPSKIQGSRKHGSSCSSNQSSESETSTDTDSSEADSVKDEPSKRENFRPHKQSTPKRISSRPIKSGKAEGTTRSNRNASNLDRSHIAARQVIRDLPVFTGNPEDWPMFVSTYESTTNMCHFNDEENLIRLRNCLKGDALNAVRSFLIHPSTVPKVLNALRLRFGQPQFVIGVLEEKIRAMPNLKVEYTDKLIDFSLAVQNLSATIDACGKKEYSRDTSLLKNLVGKLPEELKMKWARHQRSRKKVNLAKFSDWLYTYAEDACVVTEPTISKSRPADYGSRRTKASLHTHVESVDSDYESPHEETTSTLTHHVNTGCPLCKGSCVSLEQCSKFRGMTYGHRWNSVREKGICRKCLKRHRGRCVTPPCGQQGCTYKHHALLHKYKGIQPQVTAENPSCNTHQVNSGSALLRYVPVKLYGNGKELDCFAFLDDGSHLTLLDEEVANTLGIFGEKRPLYLKWTGGTERHESDSRVVNLQISGRSGKKHQLDGVRTVRKLQLPYQTLDFDDMKRKYNHLRDLPVDSYQNARPQILIGIQHVKISLVQKSREGNTGGPVAFKTRLGWSVYGGSTDSFAVSMVHCYFHTCSSGIEEEVHLDNKLNQALTDYFALESIGITTLKDDIRSKEDERALKILNNKTRLTKERYETGLLWRYDHIRLPNNESMARRRYEHLEKRMKQNPELKRMLTDKIADYIAKGYAEKLVPSESTWPDQHPVWYLPIFPITNPNKPGKIRVVWDAAASYNGISLNSVLLTGPDQLASLVTTLIKFREHRFAVSGDLCEMFHQVIIREPDRQCQRFFWKDQETDEEPSKYVMKVMTFGARCSPSSAQFVKDANAERFSKQFPVASNIIKYSTYVDDVLFSVESEDKAIEIAKNIRTINAAGGFQTHNWMSNSRRVLMLMGEQPRAEKSLEFIPGTTAEKVLGMFWCTETDCFTFKINWSRLDSELLNLKRVPTKREVLKTLMSIYDPLGLVSHYLMFLKILLQEIWRAKVEWDETIGEEFFKRWTAFISVLPSLENLRIPRCYHLMNEPDPNVKVQLHTFVDASQDGMAAVTFLRYESNDAIYCSLVGSKTRVAPLKYLSIPRMELQAGVVGARLTASIKNSLTIKIQRTFLWTDSRNALSWILSDHRKYSLFVAARVSEILEITCESDWRWVPTKWNVADDGTRWQRQSDLSPTSRWFVGPSFLRQSESTWPIVNLKKLNTHEELKVSLHIHCEKPEAVFRAEDFSKWKRLVRVTAYVLRYLRKLRRAGNCGVLKREELQLAEELHYRQAQVEVYEEEYRSFEAGVTVVSKRSPIYKLSAFMDEKKLLRMDGRTGACKYLDPETVNPIILPSNHALTKLIVASYHDKYHHQNRETIVNEIRQKFYIANLRRVCNEVRSNCQHCKNRYAEPRPPKMSSLPPSRLAAHTRPFTHTGIDYFGPLEVVVGRKTEKRWGALFVCLTTRAIHLEVAYSLTSSSCIMVVRSFIARRGSPAIFYSDRGTNFIGAHRELKEALSKLNHDSIAEEFISSDTDWIFNTPASPHMGGSWERLVRSVKRILPELQVSRKPNDEELRNAFAEIEATLNRRPLTHVPVDYESCHALTPNHFLLGSSDGSKPLTDISDDSTTLKRGWLVSQAIANQFWKRWLRDYLPEITRRTKWYEPVKPIEVNDIVVIADPDLPRDCWPKGRVIKTTSRDGQVRRAWVQTCKSIYERPAVKIAVLDVGVHSSKPSPK